A region of Gracilinanus agilis isolate LMUSP501 chromosome 3, AgileGrace, whole genome shotgun sequence DNA encodes the following proteins:
- the LOC123240718 gene encoding zinc finger protein 383-like, with protein MLSVSNKGRPFSQNSEFGSHQIIHSVEKPYECKQCGKAFTQRGSLAKHQRIHTGEKPYECKQCGRAFTWRGNLAVHQRIHTGEKPYECKQCGKAFMQRNHLVEHQRIHTGDKPYVCKHCGKAFTGRSHLATHQRIHTGEKPYECKHCGKAFTQKSYLAEHQRIHTGDKPYVCKHCGKAFTGRSHLAAHQIIHTGEKPYECSQCGKAFTRRGSLAAHQRIHTGEKPYECKQCGKAFTWRSHLDKYKRIHSVEKPYECKQCGKAFTQRGSIAKHQRIHTGEK; from the exons ATGCTTTCTGTGAGTAATAAAGGTAGACCTTTCAGTCAGAACTCTGAATTTGGTTCACATCAAATAATCCACTCTgtagagaaaccttatgaatgtaaacaatgtggaaaggctttcactcaGAGGGGCAGTCttgctaagcatcagagaatccacactggagagaaaccttatgaatgtaaacaatgtggaaggGCTTTCACATGGAGGGgcaatcttgctgtacatcagagaatccatactggagaaaaaccttatgaatgtaaacaatgtggaaaggctttcatgcAGAGGAACCATCTTgttgaacatcagagaatccacactggagacaAACCTTATGTATGTAAAcattgtggaaaggctttcacagggAGGAGCCATcttgctacacatcagagaatccacactggagagaaaccttatgaatgtaaacattgtggaaaggctttcacacagaagAGCTatcttgctgaacatcagagaatccacactggagacaAACCTTATGTATGTAAAcattgtggaaaggctttcacagggaggagccatcttgctgcacatcagataATCCACAccggagagaaaccttatgaatgttcacaatgtggaaaggctttcacaaggAGAGGCTCTCTTGCTGCacaccagagaatccacactggagagaaaccttatgaatgtaaacaatgtggaaaggctttcacatggaG gagCCATCTTGATAAATATAAGAGAATCCATTCTgtagagaaaccttatgaatgtaaacaatgtggaaaggctttcactcaGAGGGGCAGTAttgctaagcatcagagaatccacactggagagaaa